A section of the Salvelinus alpinus chromosome 36, SLU_Salpinus.1, whole genome shotgun sequence genome encodes:
- the LOC139565353 gene encoding hemoglobin subunit beta-like, whose product MVDWTDAERSAIVGLWGKISVDEIGPQALARLLIVSPWTQRHFSTFGNLSTPAAIMGNPAVAKHGKTVMHGLDRAVQNLDDIKNTYAALSVMHSEKLHVDPDNFRLLADCITVCVAAKLGPAVFSADIQEAFQKFLAVVVSALGRQYH is encoded by the exons ATGGTCGACTGGACAGATGCTGAGCGCAGTGCCATCGTAGGCCTGTGGGGAAAGATCAGCGTGGATGAGATCGGACCCCAGGCCCTGGCCAG ACTCCTGATCGTGTCTCCATGGACTCAGAGACACTTTAGCACCTTCGGCAACCTGTCCACACCCGCTGCCATCATGGGTAACCCCGCCGTGGCCAAGCACGGAAAGACCGTGATGCACGGACTGGACAGAGCTGTGCAGAACCTGGATGACATCAAGAACACCTATGCTGCACTGAGTGTGATGCACTCCGAGAAACTGCACGTGGATCCCGATAACTTCAGG CTCCTCGCCGACTGCATCACCGTGTGCGTGGCCGCCAAGCTCGGTCCCGCCGTTTTCAGTGCTGATATTCAGGAAGCCTTCCAGAAGTTCCTGGCTGTCGTTGTGTCCGCTCTTGGCAGACAGTACCACTAG
- the LOC139565362 gene encoding hemoglobin subunit alpha-4-like — MSLSAKDKANVKAIWGKILPKSDEIGEQALSRMLVVYPQTKAYFSHWASVAPGSAPVKKHGITIMNQIDECVGNLDDLFGFLCKLSELHATKLRVDPTNFKILAHNLIVVIAAYFPAEFTPEIHLSVDKFLQQLALALAEKYR; from the exons ATGAGTCTCTCAGCCAAGGACAAAGCCAACGTGAAGGCCATCTGGGGCAAGATCCTACCTAAATCCGATGAGATTGGAGAACAGGCTCTTTCCAG GATGCTTGTCGTCTACCCCCAGACCAAGGCCTACTTCTCCCACTGGGCTTCCGTGGCCCCCGGTTCCGCTCCAGTGAAGAAGCATGGCATCACCATCATGAATCAGATCGATGAATGTGTTGGCAACTTGGACGATCTCTTTGGTTTCTTGTGCAAGCTCAGTGAACTGCACGCCACCAAGCTGAGGGTGGACCCCACCAACTTCAAG ATCCTGGCTCACAACCTGATTGTGGTCATTGCCGCCTACTTCCCTGCGGAATTCACCCCCGAGATCCACCTGTCCGTGGACAAGTTCCTGCAGCAACTGGCTCTGGCCCTGGCGGAGAAGTACCGCTAA
- the LOC139565357 gene encoding hemoglobin subunit beta-1-like, translated as MVDWTDAEKSTISAVWGKVDINEVGPLALARVLIVYPWTQRYFGSFGDVSTPAAIMGNPKVAAHGKVVCGALDKAVKNMGNILATYKSLSETHANKLFVDPENFRVLADVLTIVIAAKFGAAFTPEIQATWQKFMKVVVAAMGSRYF; from the exons ATGGTTGACTGGACAGACGCCGAGAAGAGCACCATCAGTGCTGTCTGGGGCAAAGTAGATATCAATGAGGTCGGACCACTGGCTCTGGCAAG AGTCCTGATCGTCTACCCCTGGACTCAGCGTTATTTCGGCTCTTTCGGAGATGTGTCCACTCCCGCAGCAATCATGGGCAACCCCAAAGTTGCTGCTCACGGCAAGGTCGTGTGTGGAGCTCTGGATAAAGCTGTGAAGAACATGGGCAACATCTTGGCCACATACAAGTCACTGAGCGAGACCCACGCTAACAAACTCTTCGTCGACCCTGAAAATTTCAGG GTGTTGGCTGACGTCCTCACAATTGTCATTGCCGCCAAGTTCGGAGCCGCTTTCACTCCTGAAATCCAGGCAACCTGGCAGAAGTTCATGAAAGTGGTTGTCGCAGCAATGGGCAGTCGGTACTTCTAA
- the LOC139565360 gene encoding hemoglobin subunit alpha, with amino-acid sequence MSLTAKDKSVVKAFWGKISGKADVIGAEALGRMLTAYPQTKTYFSHWADLSPGSAPVKKHGGVIMGAIGNAVGLMDNLVGGLSALSDLHAFKLRVDPGNFKILSHNILVTLAIHFPGDFTPEVHIAVDKFLAALSAALADKYR; translated from the exons ATGAGTCTGACAGCAAAGGACAAATCTGTGGTCAAGGCCTTCTGGGGCAAGATTAGTGGAAAGGCAGATGTCATCGGCGCTGAGGCTTTGGGAAG GATGCTGACGGCTTACCCCCAGACTAAGACCTACTTCTCCCACTGGGCAGACCTGAGCCCCGGCTCTGCCCCAGTCAAGAAGCATGGAGGCGTCATCATGGGTGCAATTGGTAATGCTGTCGGACTGATGGACAACCTCGTGGGTGGACTGAGTGCTCTCAGCGATCTGCACGCCTTCAAGCTGCGCGTTGACCCTGGAAACTTCAAG ATTCTGTCCCACAACATCCTTGTGACCCTGGCTATTCACTTCCCTGGGGATTTCACTCCCGAAGTGCACATTGCTGTGGATAAATTCCTTGCAGCTTTGTCCGCTGCCCTGGCTGACAAATACAGATAA
- the LOC139565354 gene encoding hemoglobin subunit beta-1-like — MVDWTDAEKSTISAVWGKVDINEVGPLALARVLIVYPWTQRYFGSFGDVSTPAAIMGNPKVAAHGKVVCGALDKAVKNMGNILATYKSLSETHANKLFVDPDNFRVLAEVLTIVIAAKFGAAFTPEIQATWQKFMKVVVAAMGSRYF, encoded by the exons ATGGTTGACTGGACAGACGCCGAGAAGAGCACCATCAGTGCTGTCTGGGGCAAAGTAGATATCAATGAGGTCGGACCACTGGCTCTGGCAAG AGTCCTGATCGTCTACCCCTGGACTCAGCGTTATTTCGGCTCTTTCGGAGATGTGTCCACTCCCGCAGCAATCATGGGCAACCCCAAAGTTGCTGCTCACGGCAAGGTCGTGTGTGGAGCTCTGGATAAAGCTGTGAAGAACATGGGCAACATCTTGGCCACATACAAGTCACTGAGCGAGACCCACGCCAACAAACTCTTCGTTGACCCCGACAATTTCAGG GTGTTGGCTGAGGTCCTCACAATTGTCATTGCCGCCAAGTTCGGAGCCGCTTTCACTCCTGAAATCCAGGCAACCTGGCAGAAGTTCATGAAAGTGGTTGTCGCCGCAATGGGCAGTCGGTACTTCTAA